AAAAGGGCTCGTCATGGGGTGATCACCACTTTTCTGATCGACCGGTGGAGTACAATGGCAGGAGATGGAGCAGCGCCTGATAGGCGCCGCGCCACGGTTAATTGTAACAGCCAGAATTGGCGAATCTTGGTGAATTGGGGAACCAGTCGGCACGCCGGCGAAAAAATCGCTAAAATAGGCCCTGGATTTGATTTAGCTCTCCATGCAACTTCTCGCGGCATGCTGCATCTAACCTATTGAACCGGTTATTGCGCTCCGCAAATCTGCGGTTAGGTTATGGCCAGAGATCGAGGATCATTCTGCGCACCCCTAACCCGTTGGTGTTACGCCCCTGCGATTTGAGAAATCTATGTCGACTGATCTCCCTTCGTCCAATACGTCTTCCGCCAACTTGGTGGATGCGCCAGCGGCCAGGCCTTTCTCCTTGGATACGCGCACAAGCATGTTGCCCGATGTCGCCGCCGACGCGGCGCCGATTGTACAAGGCAAGCTAAATCGCGTGGGGATGTCCGGCATTGAAGTTGCGATTCGCCTGCGTGACGCCAACGGCGACGTGATTCGGACGCCGGCTCGCGTTGACGCCTATGTCAGTCTGGACGATCCCGAGGTTAAAGGGATCCATATGTCCCGGCTTTACCTCTGCCTTCAAGATTCGCTCGACGACGAGTTTGGCCGCGCACAGATCGAAACGATCTTGCAACGGTTCCTGGAGACGCATAGCGACATCAGCGCGACCAGCTACCTCCGATTTAGCTACGAGCTCATGGTGCGCCGGGAATCGCTACTGAGCGACCATTCGGCTTGGCGCAGCTATCCGGTCGAGATCGAAGCCTGGTCTAGCGGCGGCAAAGTGACGTATCGCGTGCATGTTCGGCTCACTTATTCCAGCGCCTGTCCCTGTTCGGCGGCGCTGGCGCGTCAACTGTTGCAGCAGCAGTTTGAAGAGCAGTTCTTTGGACATCACTGGCTGTCGACCGCGTCAGTCTTGAACTGGCTCGGCTCGAATGAAACCCTGATGGCGGTGCCGCACAGCCAGCGCAGCCATGCCGATATTACGATCGAACTTGATGGTCAACGCGACGATCTGCCGATCGACGAACTGATTAACTGCACCGAAGGGGCGCTCAACACCGCGGTTCAGGCCGCCGTCAAGCGAACCGACGAACAAGAGTTCGCGCGGTTGAACGGCGAGAACCTGATGTTCTGCGAAGACGCCGCACGACGTTTGAAAAACGCCGTCGATTCGATGCAAGGGATCATCGACTATCGCATCCAGGCGAGCCACTTCGAGAGTCTCCATCCGCACGACGCTGTCGCGATCGTCACCAAGGGAGTTCCCGGCGGATTGACCGCCTAGTCGATCCGCTTCTGTTCCTCTGTTTGTCGTCCCCCCAAAGATTGCGAAGAGCGTATGACGTCCGAAGCATCCCCAGACATCACCTTGCGATCGGCCCAGGCCGATGTGGACGAGTGGATTCGGACGATCGGCGTGCGCTACTTTTCAGAACTGACAAACTTGGCGCAACTGGTCGAAGAGGTGGGTGAGCTGTCGCGAATCATGTCGCGAACCTACGGCGAGCAAAGCTTCAAAGAAGGGGATCGTCGCGGTGAGCTTGCGGATGAATTGGCCGACGTCCTGTTTGTGCTGATCTGCATCGCCAATCAAACCGGGGTCGATTTGACCGCCGCGCTCGAAAAGAACCTGGCCAAAAAGACGGGCCGCGACTCGGAGCGTCACATCAATAATCCGAAGTTGCGTTGAAATGGCTTTTGCTCGTAAACAAAATCGCCTGCGGCAGATTGTCGGCGCCGCGATCGTGATTTTTGTCACGGTTTTGATTGCGTGGCCGGTGATCGAATTTTTGGTTCGAAGTTCGGCCCCCAATCGTCCCAGCGAAGCGCTGGACCGACTCGAGCGGCTGGCGATGCTGCGCGATTGGATGATGGGGCTGTTTGGCTTTGGCTGGTTTTTCAGCGTTGGCGCCGTGATCGGCAGCTTTTTGAAT
The nucleotide sequence above comes from Blastopirellula sp. J2-11. Encoded proteins:
- the folE2 gene encoding GTP cyclohydrolase FolE2, translating into MSTDLPSSNTSSANLVDAPAARPFSLDTRTSMLPDVAADAAPIVQGKLNRVGMSGIEVAIRLRDANGDVIRTPARVDAYVSLDDPEVKGIHMSRLYLCLQDSLDDEFGRAQIETILQRFLETHSDISATSYLRFSYELMVRRESLLSDHSAWRSYPVEIEAWSSGGKVTYRVHVRLTYSSACPCSAALARQLLQQQFEEQFFGHHWLSTASVLNWLGSNETLMAVPHSQRSHADITIELDGQRDDLPIDELINCTEGALNTAVQAAVKRTDEQEFARLNGENLMFCEDAARRLKNAVDSMQGIIDYRIQASHFESLHPHDAVAIVTKGVPGGLTA
- a CDS encoding nucleotide pyrophosphohydrolase, coding for MTSEASPDITLRSAQADVDEWIRTIGVRYFSELTNLAQLVEEVGELSRIMSRTYGEQSFKEGDRRGELADELADVLFVLICIANQTGVDLTAALEKNLAKKTGRDSERHINNPKLR